A window of the Zeugodacus cucurbitae isolate PBARC_wt_2022May chromosome 2, idZeuCucr1.2, whole genome shotgun sequence genome harbors these coding sequences:
- the LOC105213141 gene encoding TLD domain-containing protein 2 isoform X13: MVKGSFLERYTERRRSLLSWRRRSSDVLSMSTDDYRKASLFATGSFDLDFPIPDLIGTTEILTEEHREKLCGHLPARAEGYSWSLIFSTSQHGFSLNSLYRKMQKLESPILIVIQDTDNNVFGALTSCSLHVSDHFYGTGESLLYKFNPSFKVFHWTGENLYFIKGNMESLSIGAGDGRFGLWLDGDLNQGRSQSCSTYGNEPLAPQEDFVIKTLECWAFV, from the exons ATGGTGAAAGGTTCATTTCTCGAGCGTTATACGGAAAGGCGCCGTAGCCTGCTCTCCTGGCGGCGTCGCAGCAGTGAC GTGTTGTCTATGAGCACAGATGATTATCGCAAGGCTTCATTATTCGCAACCGGTTCCTTTGACTTGGACTTCCCCATACCAGATTTGATTGGCACAACAGAAATTCTCACAGAAGAGCATCG TGAAAAACTTTGTGGACATCTCCCCGCACGCGCCGAAGGCTATTCGTGGTCATTGATATTCAGCACCTCCCAGCATGGCTTCTCGCTGAACTCGCTCTACCGAAAGATGCAGAAACTCGAGAGTCCAATACTAATCGTCATACAAGATACAGATAATAAT GTCTTTGGCGCATTAACGTCCTGCTCCCTACACGTGTCCGATCACTTCTACGGCACCGGCGAATCGCTGTTATACAAATTTAATCCCAGCTTTAAAGTGTTCCATTGGACCGGCGAGAATTTATACTTCATTAAGGGCAATATGGAGAGCCTGTCGATCGGTGCTGGAGA CGGTCGCTTTGGTCTATGGCTGGACGGTGACCTCAATCAAGGGCGTTCACAATCCTGCAGCACATATGGCAATGAGCCACTGGCACCGCAAGAAGACTTTGTTATCAAAACACTCGAATGCTGGGCAtttgtttaa
- the LOC105213141 gene encoding TLD domain-containing protein 2 isoform X14: protein MCELALNPALRREVLSMSTDDYRKASLFATGSFDLDFPIPDLIGTTEILTEEHREKLCGHLPARAEGYSWSLIFSTSQHGFSLNSLYRKMQKLESPILIVIQDTDNNVFGALTSCSLHVSDHFYGTGESLLYKFNPSFKVFHWTGENLYFIKGNMESLSIGAGDGRFGLWLDGDLNQGRSQSCSTYGNEPLAPQEDFVIKTLECWAFV from the exons GTGTTGTCTATGAGCACAGATGATTATCGCAAGGCTTCATTATTCGCAACCGGTTCCTTTGACTTGGACTTCCCCATACCAGATTTGATTGGCACAACAGAAATTCTCACAGAAGAGCATCG TGAAAAACTTTGTGGACATCTCCCCGCACGCGCCGAAGGCTATTCGTGGTCATTGATATTCAGCACCTCCCAGCATGGCTTCTCGCTGAACTCGCTCTACCGAAAGATGCAGAAACTCGAGAGTCCAATACTAATCGTCATACAAGATACAGATAATAAT GTCTTTGGCGCATTAACGTCCTGCTCCCTACACGTGTCCGATCACTTCTACGGCACCGGCGAATCGCTGTTATACAAATTTAATCCCAGCTTTAAAGTGTTCCATTGGACCGGCGAGAATTTATACTTCATTAAGGGCAATATGGAGAGCCTGTCGATCGGTGCTGGAGA CGGTCGCTTTGGTCTATGGCTGGACGGTGACCTCAATCAAGGGCGTTCACAATCCTGCAGCACATATGGCAATGAGCCACTGGCACCGCAAGAAGACTTTGTTATCAAAACACTCGAATGCTGGGCAtttgtttaa
- the LOC105213141 gene encoding TLD domain-containing protein 2 isoform X15, with translation MAYNKNVLSMSTDDYRKASLFATGSFDLDFPIPDLIGTTEILTEEHREKLCGHLPARAEGYSWSLIFSTSQHGFSLNSLYRKMQKLESPILIVIQDTDNNVFGALTSCSLHVSDHFYGTGESLLYKFNPSFKVFHWTGENLYFIKGNMESLSIGAGDGRFGLWLDGDLNQGRSQSCSTYGNEPLAPQEDFVIKTLECWAFV, from the exons GTGTTGTCTATGAGCACAGATGATTATCGCAAGGCTTCATTATTCGCAACCGGTTCCTTTGACTTGGACTTCCCCATACCAGATTTGATTGGCACAACAGAAATTCTCACAGAAGAGCATCG TGAAAAACTTTGTGGACATCTCCCCGCACGCGCCGAAGGCTATTCGTGGTCATTGATATTCAGCACCTCCCAGCATGGCTTCTCGCTGAACTCGCTCTACCGAAAGATGCAGAAACTCGAGAGTCCAATACTAATCGTCATACAAGATACAGATAATAAT GTCTTTGGCGCATTAACGTCCTGCTCCCTACACGTGTCCGATCACTTCTACGGCACCGGCGAATCGCTGTTATACAAATTTAATCCCAGCTTTAAAGTGTTCCATTGGACCGGCGAGAATTTATACTTCATTAAGGGCAATATGGAGAGCCTGTCGATCGGTGCTGGAGA CGGTCGCTTTGGTCTATGGCTGGACGGTGACCTCAATCAAGGGCGTTCACAATCCTGCAGCACATATGGCAATGAGCCACTGGCACCGCAAGAAGACTTTGTTATCAAAACACTCGAATGCTGGGCAtttgtttaa